From Corticium candelabrum chromosome 13, ooCorCand1.1, whole genome shotgun sequence, a single genomic window includes:
- the LOC134188721 gene encoding putative zinc finger and SCAN domain-containing protein 5D: protein MNPQTNPLLRHAAASYIAAVPSPGFASPGWATTHDGHPYLFSMFQSPPAVAAAAAVKGEHGLASLEELMQLAVARQMGPSVSVPTSLPQRTMSGLSHADGVLFQDPLMSDSKLTASHRMLLHGNVSGDDSTFSHSADARNQYSDTAMTGGMTSGEFVEQTQIRPGSGDSPMFYPPLHGPPRIAMPSLTPQTVGFIPNDQTVSISSPSFFQAAVTGNNQMNDYQQALFVRPSMQPVVQGRKDATLPSLAHMFPGLRAPGDNLQLPLEMKGGTGPVQIQSKPGGRPGGKKKDDNLKPFVCQYQNCDKRYYKLSHLQMHVRKHTGEKPYACDHNGCGKCFSRSDQLRRHGRKHTGVKPFTCDVCKRKFSRSDHLKTHMRTHTGEKPYPCTWAGCTKRFTRSDELVRHKAMHERNLRKSQANTNSVPVPMQIPATVIQQQQFQHPTVTVASLAATT from the exons ATGAATCCACAGACTAATCCATTGCTTCGTCATGCTGCGGCGAGTTACATAGCTGCAGTACCTTCGCCGGGATTCGCTTCACCCGGATGGGCAACGACACACGACGGTCATCCATACCTCTTTAGCATGTTTCAAAGTCCACCTGCGGTCGCTGCTGCAGCAGCCGTGAAAGGAGAGCACGGGCTGGCGTCGTTGGAAGAACTCATGCAGCTAGCAGTGGCACGGCAGATGGGTCCATCTGTGTCGGTACCGACATCACTTCCGCAACGAACGATGAGTGGACTCTCGCATGCAGACG GCGTGCTGTTTCAAGACCCGTTGATGTCTGATTCTAAGCTTACAGCTAGTCACAGGATGCTACTGCATGGAAATGTGAGCGGTGATGATTCTACTTTCAGTCACAGCGCCGATGCGAGGAATCAATACTCTGACACTGCTATGACCGGCGGAATGACTTCGGGGGAGTTCGTCGAGCAAACACAAATTCGACCAGGATCCGGGGATTCACCAATGTTCTACCCGCCTCTACACGGTCCCCCGCGTATTGCTATGCCTTCTCTTACTCCTCAAACGGTTGGTTTTATTCCAAACGATCAGACGGTTTCTATTTCATCGCCATCGTTTTTCCAAGCTGCAGTTACGGGCAACAATCAGATGAATGACTACCAGCAGGCACTATTTGTGAGACCGTCTATGCAGCCAGTGGTGCAAGGCAGAAAAGATGCCACTTTACCATCTCTTGCACATATGTTTCCAGGCCTGAGGGCGCCAGGTGATAACCTTCAGTTGCCGCTAGAAATGAAAGGCGGTACTGGCCCCGTGCAGATTCAATCCAAGCCAGGAGGAAGACCTGGGGGTAAAAAGAAGGACGACAATCTCAAACCGTTTGTCTGCCAATACCAAAACTGCGACAAAAGGTACTACAAACTGTCTCATTTGCAAATGCATGTCAGGAAACACACGGGAGAAAAACCGTATGCTTGCGACCACAACGGTTGCGGCAAGTGTTTCTCCCGCAGCGACCAGCTGCGACGACACGGTCGCAAGCACACCG GAGTAAAGCCATTCACTTGTGATGTCTGCAAGCGCAAGTTTTCTCGGAGTGACCACCTGAAGACCCACATGCGAACCCATACCGGAGAAAAGCCGTATCCTTGTACCTGGGCAGGATGCACCAAACGGTTCACGCGGAGTGATGAGCTTGTGCGTCACAAGGCTATGCATGAGCGCAACTTGAGGAAAAGTCAGGCCAACACCAACTCAGTCCCAGTGCCTATGCAGATTCCAGCTACAGTCATCCAACAACAGCAATTCCAACATCCTACAGTCACTGTGGCGTCATTGGCTGCTACTACTTGA
- the LOC134188722 gene encoding probable palmitoyltransferase ZDHHC24 gives MISLRRKLPKTSAERFALLVISVLVPLVVLFQLSVVFPIIHVIDIERTVSSVFLLYIFTNIAGNFWMSLLENSNTSRVFLPTVLKPGWMYCSFCQQNSPPRSYHCHLCQACVLKRDHHCTFTGNCIGFYNHRYFVMFLLHLFIGSVYCIVQNTEFVLNQVEQLDWKTIICLLLPLLSFVFQLKSHLTLTSMFVYSICIVGCFASITILTRQIIQLRRGQVGFEYSHGETKYDLGSWKKNFKTVAGSRWYIVWLLPWISSPLPGDGTVFGLDFETASDADVKSI, from the coding sequence ATGATTTCGTTGCGACGTAAACTACCCAAGACATCAGCTGAACGATTTGCATTACTAGTCATATCTGTCTTGGTTCCTCTCGTCGTCCTATTCCAGCTCTCTGTCGTCTTTCCTATCATTCACGTCATCGACATCGAAAGAACTGTCAGCTCTGTTTTCCTTCTTTACATATTTACAAACATAGCTGGAAACTTCTGGATGAGTCTGCTAGAGAATTCGAACACGAGCAGAGTTTTCCTCCCCACAGTGTTAAAGCCCGGATGGATGTATTGCTCTTTCTGTCAACAAAACTCGCCTCCACGGTCATACCATTGTCACCTTTGTCAGGCGTGTGTACTGAAGAGAGATCATCACTGTACGTTTACAGGAAACTGTATCGGATTTTACAATCATCGATACTTCGTCATGTTCCTCTTGCATCTCTTCATTGGCAGTGTCTACTGTATTGTGCAAAACACAGAGTTTGTGCTCAATCAAGTGGAGCAATTGGACTGGAAGACCATTATCTGTCTCTTGTTGCCTTTACTTTCGTTTGTGTTTCAGCTCAAAAGCCACCTGACTCTTACAtcaatgtttgtctattcCATCTGCATTGTTGGCTGCTTTGCTTCCATAACAATTCTAACTCGTCAAATCATACAGTTGCGGAGAGGTCAAGTTGGCTTTGAGTACAGTCATGGTGAAACAAAATATGATTTGGGATCTTGGAAAAAAAATTTCAAGACTGTAGCTGGTTCAAGATGGTATATTGTCTGGTTGTTGCCATGGATATCGTCTCCACTTCCTGGTGATGGAACTGTAtttggacttgactttgagaCAGCTAGTGATGCTGATGTGAAGTCAATTTAG